The region CCGGGAGCGGGGCTGCTAGTAGTAACTCTTCTAGCTCGATAAGCTTGGGGGATACACATATTTGGAGGCAGTGAGGGGTCGGTTTGTTTGTACGAGGTGGAAGGAGTGGTTCGTTCATTGCGTGGCGCTTGGTGCTTCACACATGGTATTGGCTTTTTTCGATACACGGTAGAGCGAAGCAAAGCATACtggatggggggatggtTAATGGTCCTGGCGTGTTACATACACGCCTACATGATGGAGGAAACGAAGTACATGACGGGAGGCAGGAATGGATGGGCGTTTTTGATGGGAATACCAGGGTACGCGTACATAACAGAGTTGGGGGGTTTATGATGAGAGAGAGATTGTAATGATGAGGGAAAAGTGCAGTATTGCTTCcacttttctttcttgcgTTGGTTTGCCTCAAATGTTTATTCCTACGAGGTCGTTTTGTATCCTTGTGTAAAGTAATTCATTGTTTGGTGTTTTATTCACAATATTTTTGACAGTGTTGCGATGGAATTTTCCCCAACCGGAACATGAGATCGGGACAAGCTATATTTGCTCTATTTATGAAAGTAACCTATTctcatggtggtggtggtatttgAGATGGTGATGCCCTCATCGTCCTGGTAaacaaaccaacccctcctttgCTGCACGCCTTTGCCTTCCAAGAAACCCTTGGCACTTCTAGCGCTTCAAGCATCAAAACCCCCACTGTCGACACCCCTGTCCTTTCATGCCACTTCGCGTCTTTCGTTCGCATCAAAAAAgaaccccaacccctgcCCCACTTCTCGCCGATAAATCCGCCGCTTGTCCGCGCGCTCGCTCGGCGCTTCGGAGGGTCACGCCGAAAGGGGTAGGTAAGCTGCTCGAGGGGGGCAATTGGCATGTCGATAGGGTAGGATTTTGGATgttaatttttttttgtctggGGGTGGGCCGAGTTGAGGATTTTCAGGTCTTGTTTGAAGGTCACAGCTCATGTTCGGGGATATTCAAGAATATGTTTAGGATTTTTTTTGGTCCATTTCGTTATCATATCATTAACATAGGCCACCGCCACCCTTCTAAGCTTTCCTCTCAGCTCTCCAAGTGTGGTAGCCAGAAATAAAGGAAACATGAGTCTCTGTGTGTGCCGCATGGCCGACCAGTTCTAGCTCCCCCTGTCTCACTCCAGCGTCTCTACAACGGGATTCTCTCTCCGCCCCATGCCAGTCTCACTCGTTTGATCCCCGTCTAAAAGTCGTCGCTGTAAAACGCCCTTCTTCCTCCGTTCCTGGTATCACTCCTTGGAAAAGTCAAGGATCCCCGTATATAGGTCGATATTAACGAATTACCGATGAAGAGCAACGCAGTCGGATCATGTACATGGTAGGGGCGCGTGAATTAGCATTGCGTGTGTGGTTGGGTATCTTTACAACGAGTTCTCCATGGAGGTGAGGATGGCGCGGGTGAATTCGTGGGTGGTGGCATTACCGCCCATGTCGGGGGTGCGGATCTTGCTGTAGTGGTATTAGCAAATTGTGTATAACACCAGACCTCGTCATAACTTACCCCTCGGCAATCACGCTATAGACGGCGTTGGAGATGCGGTTGGCATGGTCATCAAGGCCGAGGTGGCGGAGAAGCATGGTACcgctgagaagaagagcgGTAGGGTTGGCCTGgtccttgcccttgatgTCAAGACCAACGTGTCTGCAACCGGGCTCGAAGACGGCGACATCACGACCCATGTTGCAGCCGGGAACGACACCAGGACCACCAACGAGAGCGGCAGCAATGTTGGACAGGATACCACCATAAAGGTTGGGCATGACCATGACGTCGAACTGCTGGGGCTTGCTGACGCACTGCATGGAGGCGTTGTCGACAATCATGTCGTTGCACTCAAGCATGGGGTACTGCTTGGAGAGAGTTTGGAATGTGTTGCGGAAGAGGCCATCGGCAAGCTTCATGATGTTGGCCTTGTGTATGCAGGTAACCTTCTTGCGGTGGTTGGCAAGGGCGAAGCTGAAAGCGAACTTGGCGATGCGCTCAGACTTGGCGCGGGTGATAATCTTGAGGGACTCGACGACACCGGGCACGCTCTGGTGCTCGAGACCGCTGTACTCGCCCTCGGTATTCTCACGGATGATGGCGAGGTCAATGCCGTCGTGGCGGGTCTTGAGGCCGGGGATGTTCTTGATCAGGGAGATGGAGGCATAGATATCGAGCTCCTGGCGCATGGCGACGTTGAAAGACTGGTGGCCGGAGCGGCTGATGGGGGTGTGGAGGATACCCTTCAGACCGAGCTTGTTGCGCTTGAGGGAGGCAACGGCATCGGCGAAAGCCTCCTCGGTGCGGCCGGTTGGGGTCGCATCTGAGAGACCGGAGACCTCGATCTGCTCCCAGGTAACTGGCACATTGTCGGCCTTGAAGATGGTCTTGACGCTCTCGGCGACCTCGGCACCGATACCATCACCAGGGATGAGGGTGACGGTGTACTTGCCACCGTACTTGGTGGGCTTGAAGATATCGGCCTGAAGGGACTGGGCGGGGGTGTCCTGGACACTGGCGAAGCCGCGCGCAATGTTGAGGCGCTGGCTGGGCTGAGCGGCAGCCCTGAGAAGGCGCTATTCGCGGAGGGAAAGGCAGTCAGTATGAggatggttggtggtggggaagcTGGCTAATCGCAACGACTTGCAGGGGTTCCAGGAAgaggggtgttggtgacgaCAAGACTCAAGACTAGACTCACCTGCGCAGAGTTCCTGGAAAGCATGTTGAGAATATGGATAGGACGGGAAGAGGGTATCGTGAGGCTGGCCGGCGACAAAAAAGAGCGAGCGGTAGGAAATGCGAAGGGAAGGAAAGGTTCtgacgggaggaggagagcaaaAGAGCAAATGCCGCAAAGCAAAAGGAAGCACCTGCCTGCCTTGTTGGTCGAGCTGTTTTTTAGGTCTCCATCTTCCCGGCCGGGTGGGTCTCGGCGCTGTTCAGCAACAGCGCGCTAAGGCGAAGAAGTTTTAGTGCAGCAAGGCGGGCGGGGCACAGATTCCATTCTGTGACGTCTGCAACGTCGGCGCCACGGAAAGCTGCGGGTTTGGAACCATCTGCCAAGACCCCAAGAGCCCAGCGAGGGCCTTGCAGCAAACGATTGATCATGGCGGTTGATAACACAACGGCCGATATCATGATGAGATCTCTAGCTTTATTCATTGCCTATCCATACCTATCTCACTACCTAGGTAATACCTATTGTAGTCACCAAACAACTCCATGTCTCCgcccaccacaacccaacTCACATGTCACGTTTCCGAAAACAGAACACCAACTAACAGCTGTCCAATTGGCCAATGAAAGGAAAACGATTGCGATGGCGGCAGGCATTCCTCTGCTGTGGCAGCAACCCATGCGAGGGTGACAGTCTGGACGAACTACAGCAGTCCTCGGTAGTATATCTTCGGCCTCTTTACAATATCTTAAGTAATTCCAAAGCTAGCCTTGCGGGGAATAACCCAGCACCCAGCCCAGGGAAAAAGAACCATCAAGCTTCTGGCAAGGCCACCTGGCCCAGATCACCAAACAGAAAAGGTCAAAAAGAATCGTCTGTGACGGGAATTGAGCCCGACGTGGGGGtcgaacccacaaccttgagaTTTCGGAGTACTCCTTAAGAGTCTCACGCTCTACCGATTGAGCTAGCCGGGCAACGGCTAATTGGTTGCTCAAAACTGTCCGAGGTTGACTACAAGTCAACAGCTTTCCACAATATGCAGCCCTGGCAACAGTCACAGCGTTTTAAACTCAACATCCCTTCGAAAGCTCCAACCACCCAGTGCCGGCAACAGCTCGTATCCCAGCACACCCTCGATCAAAGCAGCAACCATGGGCGCCGTTACTTGGAACTCGTTTGTGTACCGGGTGTGCTCCGTGCTAAGGACGAGCGAGTTGAACATTTCGCCCAGCCCGAACGCAGACTGATGGAGCGTTATCTGGACAGCTGGAGGATTGGTAGTATCATGGCGATTGACCCGACACCAGCGTTGCAGATACTCCGACAAGAACTGAAGGGTAGGGCTGTGGCTGCAGTGCAACTCGATCCTCTTGGTGCTTGCCGTCATAGTCAGGTAATAGGGCGGTCGAAGAAACAGCTGGTCGGGGCGTGGTAGAGACGCCGCGTCAGGAAGAAACTCGACCTTTTCTCGTGGCTTGGAGGCGTCGACATTGACCTCTACCTCTGCCCAGTCGTCTCCAGGTGTCGTGGTGGCCTGGGCATCCCGAACCGGAAGCTCGGTTTGCTTCTTGTCGGTATCGAAGCAAGTAAGGAGGTTGCCACGAAAGATGGGAAACAATTCGGTTGGTTGAAGCTGAAAGGCCTGTTTCTTGGGAAGAGAGACGACAAACCCTCGCCGCTGCTCCGACCACGACGTGGCGGCCTTGTCCGAGTCCGCAACGGCTATAAAGATCCTGAGGCGAGAGGGGACCTTTTCCAGCAACTGCTCCCCCCACGCTTCGTGTTCAGAATCATCCAAAAGCTCGATCATGCTCTTGACCCATATTAGAACGCACCCGGTGACGCTAGCCACGAGGTCCAGTTTGTCGGGATAATAGGAGTCAAGCTCGGCGATCAAAAGATGCCATTCGGGCTCAGCGTCCACCTTGTGGCCCAGGATTTCTTCGAGCTTCCTGATGGCTGTTTGGAGTGCGCCATCCTCCTTTTTCCAAACGTCACGGATTCCGATTTGGGCTTTGAGCGGTCTGTCGTGATCAGTTAGCGTCAGGTATGCTCGCCTGTTGGCACAAGTGTGGTGGCATGGCATTATTCACATCGAGGGCATGATTGCTGGCTTTGCGCTTCGCACCGGTTACTGATTCTGGAAGACAGAAACATCGAGCCGTGCGTTGTTCGTCTCTTTTAACCACATTGTTGATGCCACAAACTCGCTACCctttgttgagggaggcagCATGCTTGGCGACCCCTGAAGGCGCGCGAGGCGCCAGAGCTGAGCGCGGGGATGGCTTGGCACCAAAGGGCGATCTGCAAGGCGGACTGGAGATTGCCATGTTCTTGTTAAGCAATGTCAACAAACGAGATGTCATATCTCGTGTAGGACGGCGGCAAAATTGCCGTTCTTGGAACAACAAGGAGTATGCATGTTGACTTTGGCGTTTCCCCTCGGTTACGTTCCTGATACTATGTAGTTCTTTGGGCGCTAGAGCGGCAGCCTGGAGTGGGCTGACGACTCATTTCCACAAGCAGAGCGATCAACGTTTTAGAAACCGAGCTTCTGCAACAACTCCCGTGAGGCTGACCGAACCTTGGTGACTCAACAGAATATAGCCCAGGGTATCACCGAATCCCCGGAAGGGATGCTTAGGCAAGTGATGTGCTCGGTTACTGGAAGACGCGAGTGGGCGTGAGGAGCGATGCGAGTTCTGGACATAAAGAGGGGACCTCTCGCTGTCCAGGAGGTCCAACATCTTCAGCATCATCTCGAACATCCTCGCCCGCCTCTTTTCAACTCTACCACATTCTTCCCACCTACCACCACTCAATACATCCGTCACCAtggctcctcttcctcctgcGGAGAAGCTTTCGCTTGCCGTCCGTAAGAATGGTAAGACAACCCAATCCCGTCCCTGCTCGCTTTACTAACAACCAACAAGTCAGAGACGAGTGGGAGAACAACAAGGCCGACCTCGAGAAGCAGCTTTCCGAACTCCTTGGCACCGAGTGGACCGTCGAAGCTGACCCCAAGGCCATCTGGCCTTACCACAACGACGGTTACGCCAAGGAGAGTCTTGGTTCTTGCATCAAGGCCTACGTCGAGGGCGCTATCTACCAGATCAAGTATCTGAGTGGAAGATATGGAAGCGAATTCGCCACAGAGATCAACGACCTCGCCCATGCTCATGTCTTGACgctcgaggtcgaggacCAGGACCCAGCCCGTTTTAGCTACAATGGTTGCGATATCAAGGATGGCAAGCTGCGCATTCTGTTCAACGAGACATGCCTTGGCACCAACGTCGATTACGCCTTGCAAGAGAACAGCCTTTTGCCCGCCCTCAACGCCGCTCCCAGTGACAAGCCTTTTAGCTTCCACGCTCGCAACAGCATCAGACAGGACTACGAGCCCGCCATCGGCGCTGTCAAGAAGGACATTGCCGACCTTCTCGGCAAGAGTGTGGATGAGATCACGATCAATCCCAACTTCGAGGCCAACTTTGCCAAACTCAGTGAGAGCAAGCCCAGTCTCGAGGACTGGCAAGAACGGCTCGGGAACTTCACGCTGAAGTATTTTGAGGGCTTGGCTTACCAGATGAAGTACCAAaaggttggcgaggacgagCTTATCCAGGAGGGTCTTCTGGAGGCTGTCAGCAAGAACGAGTACGCCCTTCGCATTGTGGACACCCTCACGTATGACTCGtatggtgaggttgtggtggaagaTGGGGTGCTCTACATCCAGGCGAAGCCGGATACCTTCGGTACCAACATTGACTACGCTGCTCAGAAGCTTGTTGATCAGCTCTGAGAGAAAGAGATGCTTGGTCGAAGTGGTCTACGGACACATTGTTCTAGACCTGCGGTGCGCAGATAGATAGTCATTGATAGGAATACAAAGGACCCGTGTACATACACAAGCTGTCTCACACCATCGTCGTCCTACTCTGCTGCCTTCATAGTCGGAGAATATTTGTCAACGGTTTGGGACAGGACCACAGGAACGAGAGACTGGGGACGTTGAGGGGTCCTGGTAATTTTTGAAGAataccacctccaccacagcGGAACGGGATGCCACTTCGAGAATCGCCTCTATCCATCCTATGTCGATCATTCCCCTCAAGCCCCGGCGGATAAAATTGGAGGTTCGGCACCGAGGAACGGGGACACATGAAGACAGCCAGCCGTTATCAGCTTGCAAGGTACGGCGGCATGGATGGACGATGGGGTCATTCCCAACCTCGCCTACGTGGAGAATTCGAGCGATCATGTTCTACAAAACGTCTTCTCAGCTTTCACTCACATTCTTCTTGGCGACATCGGTCCAATATCACCGGACAGATCCCTTTCGAGGCGTACAAGCATAACCTCTAGATTCCGCCGACGGATGCGCTGTTATACAGGCAACTGGTAAGTTACCTCACGCTAACAGACAAGGTATCTTCAAATCCACCTGAGGCAGCCTATTGGCTGATCAGGAGCTAGACTCCAACCGGCTATCTCGAGCATCGGCTGGTCTGACTCTCTGCCTACTAGCGACCGAAACCCGATGAAGGTCAGAGATGGTGGGAGGCTCTAGCAAGCGGAAGACGGCGCTGGGCACTACTCGCACAAGACAGAGAAGGAGGTCAGGCCACTTGAAAGGTCAGTTTTGCCTTATTTGATGGTGAGGCGTTTCGAAGATCATGCAACACCAGCCTGGCCTCGAGGCTGGTCGGACTTGATATGATCGAGAAGTGACAGTCTATATGCGCATATAACCAGGGCAAAAGCCCACCATCTGACCTCATCTCTAACTTTCTCTACACCCACACACAGatcaccccaccaccaactctcccccaaaacctcaCACTTAACCACCCTCACCAtgtccacctccctccttctcctcctcctccccaccctcacccaaacctccccagtCCTCCAACAAGCAAGCCAAACCTGCTCCGACGCGTCCCTCTCGTCGTTGAACTGGACAGCCAAATCCTTCCActactcctccctcctctccctcctcggcccctccctcacctccccctccaccgccggcacCGCCTCCCTaaccttcaacctctccaaccccgccctcGGCCCCTCCTTCGACCAGATCTGCACCGccgtctccaccacccccaatcAATTCTTCTATCTTGATCAATGGTTCACCTGCCTCTACACGccccccaccagcaccgcgtccaacctctccccacTCGTCGCCGACACCTCGGCGGCGACCTTTCGGTTCGACAAGCTGACCGGCCGGCTGGAAGTGAAGCAGGACTGGGAGTGCGTGGACGGGAAAGACAAGACTTATCCGACCACGTCTTTCAAGGGGCAAGGGGGGGTGAATGTCACTCTGGATTGCCAGGTGGACGTGTGGGCGAATCCGGAGTGGAGGgcgggcggggagggggtgattgGGAACCAGACGGTGGAAtgcggggtggtggatgtgagTGTTGGGTTGGATAGTTTGGAGGCTATGGCTTAACGGCTACAAGATTGAGATCGGGGGCGTTTAGGTGTCTGGGATGGTGTTTTTAGGCGTGTTGGTGGTTTACCTAGGTAGTTTAGGTAGGGGACAGGAGTTTGAAGGGTTTGAACTTTATGACCTTGCTCTGAAACCTGACTTTACTCTTGTGTAGGCTACTCTTGTATCTTGGTCCTAAGCGTGAAAATCACATGTCCCATTTATTTTCAACCTTTGGCACGACAATCCAACCACACATCCTCAAatcctctcatcatcaccccaaccctcccaccaacaccacttGGCCATCACCACTTGACCATAACCACTTCACTATCATCCACCTGAACACCACATCATCTTCCGCAACACACCCACCAACTAATTTGAAACAggaaaaacaagaaaagcaagaaaaaCAAGGAGTTAACCTACCTACCAGCCATAAGTACATACCGAAACCAAAGACAGTATATACTTCAACTCTCGTCCTATACCCTCAAGCAGATTTCAAACACCAGATATCCAcgtacacacacaccatctccacccccaaaatcaaAAAGGTCAATAATACAATTgcctccatcccatcctAAAAAAAACGGACGAGCCAGTCTTTGGTAGTTTGTCGTCCCCATTCTCAAATCTCCTTCCAACGCGGAAGACCATCTTCATTCCCTTAGTACCTGAGCTATCAGCCATCCTCACTTTTCAATCACCAAACATATACAAGGTACCTTACCCAACCATTAGAGACACCACTACCAAGTACCGCAAGCGTGTTTTCACGCAGCAAAATATCGAtctctccaacatcatcaccaccacatcacatCTTCACAGAAGAATGCCCCAAAGAATCACCAACACAGAGAGCCCACGGCCCAAAACCCTCAAATTTAATACCTCTGCTATGCTATACTACGCCATGCCTCCATGCCTACGCCCCCCCAAAATCAGCAACAAATTGGTATTGTAGAAAATGTAAAAACGtttgcctcctccctctctcaaGTTCCTTCATCTTTTCCTCTCCATGccatctcccctcccatACCTCTCTATACCCATGGTTTTTGCCTGCCTTCCTCCGCTAATACCATCTATGTGCCTGTGACATGTAGCGACtccaccaaaacaaaagagaAATACAAAGCCGCTTAGTCGTTTCATGCCCTCGAGCAAGTCGGgtgcttgcttgctttttCCGTCTCCGTCCTCCTCACATAGTGTAATCGCAATTTCCCCCGTCcgtttgttgtggtggtgtaggtAGTGCTCTTCTCAATGGCCGTGATGATCAAAGATCGCAACTGCTAGTGCTGGATATGCCGAGTGGTCGACCCCAAAATGTCTGCATTGATGCTTGTCGCAAAAAGAAATCCCCCAATATCTTCACAAGAGCTGGTTGAGCAACATCTTGAAGTAGATGTTCCTTCTCAatgtgtgttgtgttgtcGCTCATCTttgagcctcctcctcatcaagtGGCTCAACCCTCACCAAGATCTCCTCAAGCAGACCCTCCAAAAAGGTTGGCACCTCCTTGCCCATACCCACAGGCTCTTGCTTGTCGTGGTGGTCAATCTCCTTGCACACATGCGCAAGCTTGTACACCAGCTTCCGGATCCTCTCGTGCGTCGCCTCGGCCCGCTGCTGGCTCGGCGTCACCGGCGGAAAAGGCTTGCCCGGCTCTGGCCTAAAGAGCTGCTGCAGGCTAATCTGCCGCCTCTTGAGCGCCTCCTCGAGCGCCGGGAAAATCACGTCGTTCAGCGCGTCCAAGTCTCCATTCGGGTTCGCCGGCGCTGGCGACGGGAACGAGGTTGGCGTCAGCGAACCCGGATCGACAGGCTCGCGATTACGAGGCAGTTCCTTCGAGATCAGCGGCGAGCTTGGCTGATGGGCAGGAACCTGCGCGCCATATCTTTGATAATGTTGTTGgacctgctgctgttgctgataGCTGTAGGGACCATTGTCGGGATACATCATCGGAGCGGGCTGGTTCGTAATCTTTTGGAGAGGCACTTGTgattgttgctgctgtgatCCCCGGTATGGCGGAATCTCTGGCAGCTTCATCGGCGATGCTCGAGTCGACGAGGTGTGAGACCTCAGAGATGGTCCTCGAGAATATCCACCAGGCCCCAACTGCAGAGCACCCATTTCCTGCTGGATCTGCTGCGCGAGTGCCCGTTCGTATTCGGGAGAGCCCGGGCCAGGTGTTCGAGGCACCGGTTTGGAGGTATAGGAAGCGCGAGGAGTGTCGTTAAGGTCAGCAAGTGGCTTCTCGGGCGAGTTCTCCCTAGAATACCTGCCCTTGGTTGGCGAAGAAGCACCGACGGGTTTTCGCTGAGGTGACATCTGCCTAGAATTGCCAGCCCCTGTGACTGCCTTCAGGGTATCCTTAGTATCCAGAGTCAACTTCGCAGGACTCGCCTCCCTCCGCCGCTCGCCATAGTCGTCAGAGTTCTCCTGTGTCCTCGCAGACCTGGCATTGGTTGCCGACTCGCCCATGGCGTTCAACATGCCCGGCCTATGGATCAGGTGACCACGCTCATTAACCAGTCGTACCGTCCCAAAATCCCACATGTCATCGTCGGTGCGGGACTGATTCTCGTATTGAGTCTCCGGCTCGTCGTCCACATCGTCCTTCTCAGGCTCATGCGTCGCGGCCCAGCGCTGGTATCGCTCAATGAGCTCCGTCAGGTAGCTGGTCTTTTTCGCGCGTCTGATAAACGGATGCTTGAGCAGTTCCTTTGCTGAAGGTCGATCCTTGGGATCTCGCTGCAACACCACCTCAATGAAGTCTTTGAAGGCCTTGCTGAACTGTGCCCCGTCAAGCCTGGGTGGAGGATTCTTAGGTATCAAAAACAGAACTTTCATGGGATGAATGTCGGCATAGGGAGGCTCGCCATTGGCAAGCTCCAGGGCGGTGATGCCCAAGGACCAGATGTCGGCCTTGTGATCATAGCCACTTTGCTTGATCACTTCCGGTGCCATCCAGAAAGGCGTGCCCACAAACGTGTTCTTCTTGGTCATGGTTGCCGAGAGTTGTCCAGAGACACCAAAGTCAGCCAGCTTGACCTGTCCATTAGACGTCAAGAGAATGTTGGCAGCTAGAACATGATTAGCCCAAGAACCCCAACATCCCACACTTACAAAGCAAGACTCACCCTTGATGTCCCGATGAAGCTTCTTGTCCGAATGCAGGTAATCCAACCCCATGAGCAGCTCCCGAACAATGATGGCAATGCAGTCCTCCCCAATAAGGCCGGGCTTCATCAAATCGGCACAACTCCCGCCAGAGCAAAACTCCATGACGATCCACAGCTCGGCGCCTTTGGCATACGACCCGTAATACTTAGTCACATGGGGCGACTGAAGCTCCGACAGGATGGCAATCTCCTGGATGATATCGTCgacctcatcctcagcaCTTTCTATGTCGATGATTTTGATTGCCACCGCCTGACCAGTACGCTTGTCCACCCTGTGAAATTTCTGTCAGCCCAAGCTAGCAGAATCAGATTGTTGTCACGGGTAGAAATACCCTTTGTACACCTTGCCGAAACTACCCCCTCCAATGCATGACTCCCGGGTATAGAGCAGCTCAGGATCGAGCGAGAGCTCTCGATCGTTGTATTCACGTTCCGACATTGTGGTTCTGCTGGTATCCCTTGCTTGCGGCTGTCAAGGTAGGTCGATTGGAGGAATGTGTGCTGCTCTCGAAGGCTACGTTTGCTCTCGagagcaaaaagaaggagaaaacCCCAGTCCGTATTATTGTTGGCCAATCGTGACGGACAACGCGAATGGCATGtatgggagagagagagagagaaagagggagagaggaagTTGTGAGTCGAGGGAGTTTGGAAGAGCGGAAAGTTGTAGTGGGAAATCGAAAAGCAGGTAGCCCACAGAAGCACTCGGAGGGCACGACCGAGAAGAAACAGGAGCGAATGATCGGTTCGGTCGGACGAGTTCGAGGGTTGTGGATGCTCAGTTCGGGGAGCAAATTTCTTCGAGATTCGAAAATGGGTACTGTGTCTGTGTTTCTAATGGGAgtgaaggaaggaagggcGAGGCGCTCCAAGTCACAAATGCCAATACACCGCAATGGACAAGTACTCcaggctggctggctgtaTAGCTGCTGTGGTAGCCAGATATGTACCTAGGTCATACAAAATGTACCTGGCTCGCCCACACCTCCTATTGTCTGAAGCAAGAGACAATTGGCCAAcggtttgctgctgctgctgcttgctgcATCTCTCAACTTGCcaggggagagagggagagagagagataggTGCCTTCTCTGCCTGCTTGGTGGTTTGCGGCGGTACCTTGACCTGGCGAGAGCGCTGTCTCACCTGGGCACGTCAAGGCAAGCTCAAAGTATGACGTCCCCCAAATGTATCGCGCAGTTGTAGGGGGAGGTTGCGAGTGAAGTGTGGGGTCTGCGGTGCTGGCCGTCTGAAAGGGAAAACAGATGGGGTCTTTCTAGGCGTTGTCCACACACCGTTGCCCGCCCAGCCAGGCGCAGCCGCCCAGAACCAGGGGAATTTAGTTTACGCTATGCGTTACAAACCAGCCGGACTTCCACCTCCACTTTTAATGCCTAGCGCCATAGCCACCCACACCAACCGAGGCATATAAAGGCATTAATTTTCTACTTACTATTTAAATCCATCAGTTTTAACGTTTTCATATACTGAAAAAGCAcgtaaatactatttttttactataatttttATGACTTACGCTTTATATTGAACTATTTAAAACATAAAAAAAGTTTTCACAaaaaatttaaattattttagCATTAATAACTGAAGATTATTATAGCGCTATAATTATTAAGAAAAGCTCGAAATATTATTTTGTTAAGCTAAGacctattaaaataagtaTTAGATGACTAGtatattttctatttttagGAAATGTAACCAAAATAGTATAATATTTAGAAgtataactataaaaaaaaacttttcTTTAGATTTTGAAATCCTTTTAAAGTTCATTGACAAAAAAATAACTAAgttataaaataaattaaatcTATTTTTACGAAATATAGAAATTTtgtatatattatttattaatcaTTGTTTTAGTAATAACATATATtgtaaaaaaaattaatatataagctGATagaattaaataaaaaacttaaataaattaattttagAAAGTAAAAACTGTAAGTATGGGTACGTAACATATtgtgtaaaaaaaaaaagacatccAAAAGTAAGAGTTTGTCACAGACAAATTATATAGCAAGACTAAGCGGGAACTGCAGCAGGCTGTGGTGGCCAATCAAAGAAAAGGTAGCAGCGGAGCTGCAAAGTAATGGGGCGCTTACCTGTTAGTAGAGGTGAGCTAGATTACTACCGCTCACTTGACAGCCGCGGTAAGCTAAGTATAGAGGTACCTAGAAGATagaagtctatatatatagagaaaCTAATTAGTAAAGATAGATAGTTCtgtagtatataatttaagttataatcgtcAAAATCTAGATTATTATCAGTTTGGGGTGCAGCTTTAAGCCTAGAGTCTGAGTGAAGATGTGGGCTCTCAAAGGGTTTAGAGGAAATATTACTATACAAAAAAAGTGAAGAgcttttaaaagtaaaaaattatatttataaa is a window of Podospora pseudopauciseta strain CBS 411.78 chromosome 1, whole genome shotgun sequence DNA encoding:
- a CDS encoding hypothetical protein (EggNog:ENOG503PFFV), whose translation is MPCHHTCANRRAYLTLTDHDRPLKAQIGIRDVWKKEDGALQTAIRKLEEILGHKVDAEPEWHLLIAELDSYYPDKLDLVASVTGCVLIWVKSMIELLDDSEHEAWGEQLLEKVPSRLRIFIAVADSDKAATSWSEQRRGFVVSLPKKQAFQLQPTELFPIFRGNLLTCFDTDKKQTELPVRDAQATTTPGDDWAEVEVNVDASKPREKVEFLPDAASLPRPDQLFLRPPYYLTMTASTKRIELHCSHSPTLQFLSEYLQRWCRVNRHDTTNPPAVQITLHQSAFGLGEMFNSLVLSTEHTRYTNEFQVTAPMVAALIEGVLGYELLPALGGWSFRRDVEFKTL
- a CDS encoding hypothetical protein (COG:S; EggNog:ENOG503PDKN) — encoded protein: MDDGVIPNLAYVENSSDHVLQNVFSAFTHILLGDIGPISPDRSLSRRTSITSRFRRRMRCYTGNWSEMVGGSSKRKTALGTTRTRQRRRSPHHQLSPKTSHLTTLTMSTSLLLLLLPTLTQTSPVLQQASQTCSDASLSSLNWTAKSFHYSSLLSLLGPSLTSPSTAGTASLTFNLSNPALGPSFDQICTAVSTTPNQFFYLDQWFTCLYTPPTSTASNLSPLVADTSAATFRFDKLTGRLEVKQDWECVDGKDKTYPTTSFKGQGGVNVTLDCQVDVWANPEWRAGGEGVIGNQTVECGVVDVSVGLDSLEAMA
- a CDS encoding hypothetical protein (EggNog:ENOG503P7Y4); its protein translation is MAPLPPAEKLSLAVRKNVRDEWENNKADLEKQLSELLGTEWTVEADPKAIWPYHNDGYAKESLGSCIKAYVEGAIYQIKYLSGRYGSEFATEINDLAHAHVLTLEVEDQDPARFSYNGCDIKDGKLRILFNETCLGTNVDYALQENSLLPALNAAPSDKPFSFHARNSIRQDYEPAIGAVKKDIADLLGKSVDEITINPNFEANFAKLSESKPSLEDWQERLGNFTLKYFEGLAYQMKYQKVGEDELIQEGLLEAVSKNEYALRIVDTLTYDSYGEVVVEDGVLYIQAKPDTFGTNIDYAAQKLVDQL
- the IDH1 gene encoding isocitrate dehydrogenase (NAD(+)) idh1 (COG:C; EggNog:ENOG503NV6I); the protein is MLSRNSAQRLLRAAAQPSQRLNIARGFASVQDTPAQSLQADIFKPTKYGGKYTVTLIPGDGIGAEVAESVKTIFKADNVPVTWEQIEVSGLSDATPTGRTEEAFADAVASLKRNKLGLKGILHTPISRSGHQSFNVAMRQELDIYASISLIKNIPGLKTRHDGIDLAIIRENTEGEYSGLEHQSVPGVVESLKIITRAKSERIAKFAFSFALANHRKKVTCIHKANIMKLADGLFRNTFQTLSKQYPMLECNDMIVDNASMQCVSKPQQFDVMVMPNLYGGILSNIAAALVGGPGVVPGCNMGRDVAVFEPGCRHVGLDIKGKDQANPTALLLSGTMLLRHLGLDDHANRISNAVYSVIAEGKIRTPDMGGNATTHEFTRAILTSMENSL